The bacterium region TCTGGATAAAGTTGCCGGAAAGTGTGTTATGGAGGGGATTGGGACAGAGGATTCCATAATTCTAACTACAGGAAGAGTCTCTGCAGAAATGGTTATTAAGGCAAGGAGAATGAATGCTACTTTCTTGATATCACGCGGAGCACCTACTGACCTTTCGGTTGCACTTTCCAAAAAGGCAGGGATAACCTTGATAGGTTTCTGTCGAGGTGAGCGAATGAATATATATTCTATCCCAGAAAGGGTAATATTTAAAGGGAATGGAGAAACTACCTGAAATAACAGTCAACCGTTTAAGCATTTATCGCCGTTATGTAAAGTCCCTGCTTAAGAAAGGGAAACCTTTGGTGACTTCTGAAAAGTTAGGGAAGAAGATGCATTTTAAGCCTTCTCAAATACGCCGAGACCTTTCCTATGTAGGGCAATTTGGTGAGAGAGGAAAGGGGTACAATGTAAAGAAGCTTTTCCAGGGACTAGACAAGACCTTGGGATTGGACAGGAAGTGGCAGGTGGCATTGGTAGGAGCAGGAAATTTGGGTAGGGCACTCTCTGCCTATCCTGGATTCCGCCAACATGGATTCAAAATTTCAGTCATCTTTGACAACTCACCAACAAAGATAGGAAAGACCTGGCTGGGAGTGGAGATTCGGGATATAAAACAGATACCAAAAGTAATAAAGGAGAAAAAGATAAAAATTGCCATCATTGCTGTACCGTATTTTTCCGCCCAGCAGGCTGCTGACATTTTAATGCGTTCAGGGGTGAAAGCGATATTAAACTTTGCTCCTTATAAATTGGCTGTACCAGAAGGGTTGAAGTTAAGGAATATAGACCTGTCTACAGAACTACAAAGCTTGAGCTGTTTCTTGACTAAATAAATTTTAAAGATTTACTTGACACTTGCTTGATTCATTTTGTATAATCCAAACTTCAAAATAGTTAGGTTTTAAATTTTTTAGCTTAGTTTGTGAAAAATTTCACAAGACTGCCTGGTTATCGTGTTATCGTTATGAAATTTTACATAAATAAAGTAGATTGGGAAAAATTTCTGGGGCAGATTTCAAAGACTTATCGTATTTACGCTCCACAGGAGGTTGCTGGAGATCTGGCCTATCAGCTCTTGGCTCCAGAAAATGTTGCCCAGACCATTTATGGTACTTATCGAGCAGTTCAACCTTTCAAGACATTCTTCTCTTTACCTCAGGAAAAGGTGACAGTGGTTACTTCCCAGCCAGAGAAGACGATAGTTCTGGGAGTTAAGAATTGTGACCTTAAGGCGCTTCAAGTTTTAGATAAGATTTTCCTGGAAGGAGACTTTGTAGACCATTTTTATAGAGAAAGAAGAGAGAAGACCCTTATTATTTCCTCTGATTGTTACCAACCAAAGGATACATGTTTTTGTACTTTGCTGGACAATAATCCTTTTCCAGAAGAAGGCTTTGACCTCAATGTCTCTCCCATAGATAACGGGTTTTTGCTGGAAGTGGGTTCCCCCAAAGGGGAGAGCTTTATCGCTTCTATAAGAGAAGATTTGAAAGAAGCAACTTCTGATTTAGTTAAGGAAAGAGAGAACAAGAGAAAAGAGGCGAAGAAGAGAGTAGTAGAGGTAAACAGGGAATTTAAGACCAAAAGACCCTTCTCCGCTATTGTAAAAGATGAGTATGCTTCACCTGTGTGGGAAGAGGCAACCAAAACCTGCGTGGAATGTGGAGCCTGCACTAACATCTGCCCTTCCTGTTACTGTTTTCTCCTTGTGGATACAGAAGATGGGGGTAAATTTCCCAAAGTTAAATTTTGGGATTCCTGTCAGCATACCGGCTTTGCCCGGGTCGCTGCGGATGTCAATCCCCGAGCAAAATTATATGAAAGGTTGAGGAATAGATATTTGTGCAAATATGAGTACAGGCCAGAAAATTTTGGAATTGTAGCCTGTACCGGTTGTGGTCGCTGTGTGGAAGCTTGCCAGGGGAAAATAGATAAAAGAGAAGTGATAAAGAAATTAAGTGAAAAAGAGGAAAAGTGAATGGCGGAGAATCCTTATTTACCAGTTGAAGCTAAGATTGAGAAGATTATTGATGAGACTTCTAACATAAAGACCTTCGTGTTGAAGCCCAGCCGAAAAATAAAATTCGAAACTGGTCAATTTGTTCAATTAACTATACCTGGTATTGGCGAGGCACCCTTTACTCCCTCCTCTTCTCCCTACCAGACTGAAAAAATAGAGATAACCATCATGAAGGTTGGACTTCTAACTGGCAAATTGCATGAGATGAGGGAGGGAGAAATTGTAGGCATTCGAGGCTCTTACGGTCGCGGATATCCTTTCGATGATTTTTATAATAAGGAAGTTCTGGTTCTTGGCGGAGGAGTAGGTATGGCACCCCTGAGGTCTTTACTTCTTACTCTCCTTAAAAATGTAGATAAGTTCAGACGGATAGTTCTCTGTTATGGAGCGAAGACTCCTGAAGATATAGTTTATAAAGATGCCTTTCCTGAATGGAAGAAAAAAAATAAATTGGAAATCTTAAGAAGTGTAGATAAAGCGGCTCCTGGGTGGGAAGAAACTGAGGGACTGGTGACTGTCCTTCTGGACAAAGTCAAGATGGACTTGAAAAATTCTGTGGCTGTGGTTTGTGGACCTCCGATTATGATGAAATTCGGCACGCTAAAGCTGTTGGATTTAGGATATCAACCCGAAAATATCTACCTTTCTATGGAAAAGAATATGTCTTGCGGTCTGGGCAAATGTGGACACTGTGCATTAGGTAAATATTATGTTTGTAAAGATGGCCCGGTTTTCAAATACGATTTGATAAAGGATATCCCGGATATTTGGCTATGAAAAAGTTATTTATTGATTTGGAAGCCTGTTCTAAGTGTAAAGACTGTACAGTCTCCTGCAGTTATTTTTACCATCCTGACAATAATGGAGTAACCAATTTAAGGGAGTTAGCCAGTTTTTCTCTTATCTGCAGGCATTGTGAGGAAGCTCCCTGTGTTAAGGTTTGCCCGCAAGAGGCGCTGGAGAAACAGAAAGATGGAGTGTTGAAAAGATATAATATGCGCTGCGTGGGGTGTAACTCTTGCGTGGTGGCTTGCCCTTTTGGAACGATTTATCCGGAAGTTATTCCCTACCTCGTTTCCAGTTGCGATTATTGTTTAGATAGGGCAGATGGAAAGCCTCCTCTTTGTGTAGAGACCTGTCCGGAGAAGATAATCAGATACGAAGAGATTGAAGAAGACCCGAAAAAGAATTATTTTGCTGTGGGAAAGAATTTAGTAGTCCACTATATTCCCTGGGAAAGAGAATAAGAATGGCAAAGACTCTATTCTACTTCATAGTATTTCCTGGATTTTTATTTACAGCATTGGTAGGCATATTAGTTAGTTGGATTGACCGAAAGGTGACTGCCCGGGTGCAATGGCGAGTAGGACCGCCGCTACTTCAGCCACTTTACGATTTTGTAAAGCTTTTGGGTAAAGAGACGATTGTTCCTCAAGCTGGGGCGAAATTGACCTTTCTTCTTTCTCCCCTTTTTGGATTGGCTGCAGTAACTATTGTCTCTACTCTACTTTGGCTGGTAATGATTTCACCAGGGCAAACTTTTCTGGGAGATTTAATTGTGGTTATCTATTTATTGGCAATTCCTTCTATAAGTGTAATTATAGGCGGCTTTGCTTCGGGAAATCCTTTAGCTTCTTTAGGTGCTTCCCGGGAGATGAAAATGATTTTAGCATATGAGTTACCTTTTATTCTGGCTATTTTCACTCCGGTTATTCAAGCGCAAGGCGCAATCAGGCTTGGCGATTTGCTCCAGTATCAATGGGCAAATAGTATCTTCCTCAATTCCTGGTCTGGATTTATTGCTTTTGTTGTGGCTATAATCTGTATGCAGGCAAAACTGGCTTTAGTGCCTTTCGATATTCCTGAGGCAGAAACAGAGATAATAGCTGGCCCTTATGTAGAATATTCTGGAGCCCCTTTAGCTCTTTATAAACTTACCCGCTGGATGATGTTGTTTGTAGTCCCCATGTTTTTAGTAATTATGTTTATGGGCGGTATTGTATTTTCCGGCTGGCATATTTTATGGGGTATATTGAAATATGTTCTTCTTTTAGTGATTATTATTTTAATGCGCAATACTAATCCTCGACTGCGTATCGATCAGGCTATAAAATTTTTTTGGGGACCAATGACAATTCTGGCAGTTGTCGGCGTAATCCTTGCATTTCTGGGACTATGAGATGGATCTTAAGACAAAGGCATTAACTAAATCTATATGGGTTTTCCATTTTGCTGCTGCTTCCTGCAATAACTGTGATATAGAAATTCTCGATGCGTTAACTCCCAGGTTTGATTTGGAAAGGTTCGGTATCCTTTTGGTGGGAAGCATTCGTCATGCTGATGTTATACTGGCCACTGGGGCGATTTCTCATAAAGCAGCAATAAGGTTAAAGAGGCTCTATGAGCAGGCTCCTAAACCATGTCTGGTTGTGGCAGTGGGTTCCTGCGCGTGTTCAATGTGTATATTTCGGGATTCTTATAATATGGCTGGACCTTTCGATGGACTTGTTCCTGTTCATGCATATATCCCGGGTTGTCCTCCGAAACCGGAAGCAATGATTATGGGAGTAGTTAAACTGATTAAGGCATTAAAGAAGGGTTAATTTGATGGCAGAAGGAATTTTGGCAAAAATAAAAGGGAAATTTTCCTGGCAAATTCTTAACATTTTTGAGAAATCTCTCCGGCGGGCCTATATCGATCTCAAACCTGAAAATATAAAGGAAGTGGTTGAATTTATTTTCCGAAGGTTGGGAGCTCGCTTTGTCATTGTCTCGGCAGTTGATACCCGAAACGCAATAGAAATATTATACCATTTTTCGTTTGATAGTGTGGGAAAAATAGTTACTCTACGAACAAAAATCGACAGACAGAACCCAGAAATAGAATCCATAACTCCGATTATAAAAGGGGCAGAGTGGATTGAGCGAGAAATTTATGAACTGTTGGGAGTTCGATTCAAGAATCATCCAAATTTGAAGAGACTACTCCTGGCAGAAGATTGGCCGGAAGGGAAGTATCCTCTCAGGAGAGAATAGATGGCTAAGACAATTATTCCTGTAGGTCCATACCATCCTTTGCAGGAAGAGCCAGAATTTTTCAAGCTCATTGTGGAAGGTGAAAAAGTTCTCCAACTGGAAATAGAACTGGGATATAATCACCGGGGAATTGAAAAGATTGCTGAATCAAAGAGTTACGACCAGGTATTATTTCTGGTGGAGCGTGTTTGTGGTATCTGCTCCACATCACATCCTTTTGCCTCTGTAAATGCAGTTGAAGATTTAGCCGATATCAAGGTTCCTGAACGGGCACTGTATATTCGAAGTATTATTGGGGAACTGGAAAGACT contains the following coding sequences:
- a CDS encoding NADH-quinone oxidoreductase subunit C, which encodes MAEGILAKIKGKFSWQILNIFEKSLRRAYIDLKPENIKEVVEFIFRRLGARFVIVSAVDTRNAIEILYHFSFDSVGKIVTLRTKIDRQNPEIESITPIIKGAEWIEREIYELLGVRFKNHPNLKRLLLAEDWPEGKYPLRRE
- the nuoB gene encoding NADH-quinone oxidoreductase subunit NuoB; amino-acid sequence: MDLKTKALTKSIWVFHFAAASCNNCDIEILDALTPRFDLERFGILLVGSIRHADVILATGAISHKAAIRLKRLYEQAPKPCLVVAVGSCACSMCIFRDSYNMAGPFDGLVPVHAYIPGCPPKPEAMIMGVVKLIKALKKG
- a CDS encoding 4Fe-4S dicluster domain-containing protein yields the protein MKFYINKVDWEKFLGQISKTYRIYAPQEVAGDLAYQLLAPENVAQTIYGTYRAVQPFKTFFSLPQEKVTVVTSQPEKTIVLGVKNCDLKALQVLDKIFLEGDFVDHFYRERREKTLIISSDCYQPKDTCFCTLLDNNPFPEEGFDLNVSPIDNGFLLEVGSPKGESFIASIREDLKEATSDLVKERENKRKEAKKRVVEVNREFKTKRPFSAIVKDEYASPVWEEATKTCVECGACTNICPSCYCFLLVDTEDGGKFPKVKFWDSCQHTGFARVAADVNPRAKLYERLRNRYLCKYEYRPENFGIVACTGCGRCVEACQGKIDKREVIKKLSEKEEK
- a CDS encoding 4Fe-4S dicluster domain-containing protein; its protein translation is MKKLFIDLEACSKCKDCTVSCSYFYHPDNNGVTNLRELASFSLICRHCEEAPCVKVCPQEALEKQKDGVLKRYNMRCVGCNSCVVACPFGTIYPEVIPYLVSSCDYCLDRADGKPPLCVETCPEKIIRYEEIEEDPKKNYFAVGKNLVVHYIPWERE
- a CDS encoding complex I subunit 1 family protein, whose product is MAKTLFYFIVFPGFLFTALVGILVSWIDRKVTARVQWRVGPPLLQPLYDFVKLLGKETIVPQAGAKLTFLLSPLFGLAAVTIVSTLLWLVMISPGQTFLGDLIVVIYLLAIPSISVIIGGFASGNPLASLGASREMKMILAYELPFILAIFTPVIQAQGAIRLGDLLQYQWANSIFLNSWSGFIAFVVAIICMQAKLALVPFDIPEAETEIIAGPYVEYSGAPLALYKLTRWMMLFVVPMFLVIMFMGGIVFSGWHILWGILKYVLLLVIIILMRNTNPRLRIDQAIKFFWGPMTILAVVGVILAFLGL
- a CDS encoding FAD/NAD(P)-binding protein, with the translated sequence MAENPYLPVEAKIEKIIDETSNIKTFVLKPSRKIKFETGQFVQLTIPGIGEAPFTPSSSPYQTEKIEITIMKVGLLTGKLHEMREGEIVGIRGSYGRGYPFDDFYNKEVLVLGGGVGMAPLRSLLLTLLKNVDKFRRIVLCYGAKTPEDIVYKDAFPEWKKKNKLEILRSVDKAAPGWEETEGLVTVLLDKVKMDLKNSVAVVCGPPIMMKFGTLKLLDLGYQPENIYLSMEKNMSCGLGKCGHCALGKYYVCKDGPVFKYDLIKDIPDIWL
- a CDS encoding redox-sensing transcriptional repressor Rex — encoded protein: MEKLPEITVNRLSIYRRYVKSLLKKGKPLVTSEKLGKKMHFKPSQIRRDLSYVGQFGERGKGYNVKKLFQGLDKTLGLDRKWQVALVGAGNLGRALSAYPGFRQHGFKISVIFDNSPTKIGKTWLGVEIRDIKQIPKVIKEKKIKIAIIAVPYFSAQQAADILMRSGVKAILNFAPYKLAVPEGLKLRNIDLSTELQSLSCFLTK